One genomic window of Methanosarcina acetivorans C2A includes the following:
- the frhA gene encoding coenzyme F420 hydrogenase subunit alpha, whose amino-acid sequence MPLTKVVEISPTTRHEGHSKLTLKVNDQGIVERGDWLSITPVRGIEKLAIGKTMEQVPKIASRVCGICPIPHTLASIEAMEASIGCEIPTDVKLLRVILHAANRLHSHALHNILILPDFYIPGTETKINPFSKEQPLRSVAVRIFRIREIAQTIIAVAGGEAIHPSNPRVGGMYRNVSPRAKQKMADLAKEGLVLAHEQMEFMLEVIRNMQNRGFTDVAGKEIPIPRNLGYHNQGVMATAPMYGSSSLDEKPMWDFARWKDTRPWDWYMGEVTIDLEDPSYPIGGTTKVGTKANPRMEACNTVPTYDGQPVEVGPRARLATFKNFTEKGTFAQHIARQLEYPNCFYTILKCLDNLDTSGKVLADHIPQGDGSMGWAANEAPRGTDVHIARVKDGRVLWYEMLVPTTWNLPTCSRALTGAPWQIAEMVVRAYDPCVACATHMIVTDEENRIVAKKLLQW is encoded by the coding sequence ATGCCATTGACGAAAGTTGTAGAGATCTCTCCAACCACTAGACATGAAGGCCACTCCAAGCTCACCCTGAAGGTGAATGATCAGGGTATCGTCGAGCGAGGAGACTGGCTCTCTATCACCCCGGTAAGGGGTATTGAGAAACTCGCCATAGGTAAGACGATGGAACAGGTTCCGAAGATTGCATCTCGGGTCTGTGGTATCTGTCCCATCCCCCACACCCTGGCAAGCATCGAGGCTATGGAGGCCTCTATCGGCTGCGAGATCCCCACGGACGTAAAGCTCCTGCGGGTCATTCTCCATGCCGCGAACCGCCTCCACAGCCACGCCCTGCACAATATCCTGATCCTTCCGGACTTTTACATCCCCGGGACGGAGACGAAGATCAACCCGTTTTCCAAGGAGCAGCCTTTAAGGAGCGTTGCGGTGAGAATTTTCCGCATTCGTGAGATTGCACAGACCATTATAGCCGTCGCAGGCGGCGAGGCGATCCACCCCTCCAACCCGAGGGTCGGCGGGATGTACCGCAACGTGAGCCCCCGGGCAAAGCAGAAGATGGCCGACCTGGCAAAGGAAGGCCTCGTCCTTGCCCACGAACAGATGGAGTTCATGCTCGAGGTCATCAGGAACATGCAGAATAGGGGGTTCACCGATGTCGCGGGCAAGGAGATCCCGATTCCCAGAAATCTAGGGTACCACAACCAGGGGGTTATGGCCACAGCCCCTATGTACGGCTCATCCAGTCTGGACGAGAAGCCCATGTGGGACTTTGCCCGGTGGAAAGATACCCGACCATGGGATTGGTACATGGGTGAGGTTACCATCGATCTTGAGGATCCGAGCTACCCGATAGGCGGCACCACGAAGGTCGGCACTAAAGCCAATCCCCGGATGGAGGCCTGCAACACCGTTCCGACCTACGACGGCCAGCCGGTTGAGGTCGGTCCGAGAGCAAGACTCGCTACTTTCAAGAACTTCACCGAGAAGGGCACCTTCGCCCAGCACATCGCCAGGCAGCTGGAGTACCCCAACTGCTTCTACACCATCCTCAAGTGCCTTGACAATCTGGATACTTCGGGAAAGGTCCTCGCCGACCACATCCCTCAGGGAGACGGGTCCATGGGCTGGGCTGCAAACGAGGCCCCGCGCGGGACCGATGTCCACATCGCACGGGTGAAGGACGGGCGGGTGCTGTGGTATGAGATGCTTGTACCCACAACCTGGAACCTCCCGACCTGTAGCCGCGCTCTGACGGGAGCGCCCTGGCAGATCGCCGAGATGGTTGTCCGGGCCTATGACCCGTGCGTTGCGTGCGCAACCCACATGATCGTAACGGACGAGGAGAACAGGATAGTTGCCAAGAAGCTCCTCCAGTGGTGA
- the frhD gene encoding coenzyme F420-reducing hydrogenase, FrhD protein, with the protein MDSLYSEIVVAGCGTPLYADDGFGPAVVESLKGLELPENVTVVDAGLGGPHFVFTLLNPESTKTLIIVDIADFGGEPGELRWLAVDELPVGSYRDAHSWDLAEPLQYIKDDIRIRVLACQKKYVSTPEMVIGITDEVQRAIPDAVSEILKEIGMNYGTA; encoded by the coding sequence ATGGATTCGCTGTACTCCGAGATCGTGGTGGCAGGCTGTGGCACCCCGCTCTATGCGGACGATGGGTTCGGACCCGCAGTCGTGGAGAGTCTCAAGGGACTTGAGCTTCCCGAGAACGTCACGGTCGTTGACGCAGGGCTCGGAGGTCCCCATTTTGTCTTTACCCTCCTCAATCCCGAGTCCACGAAGACTCTTATCATCGTGGACATTGCGGACTTCGGAGGGGAACCCGGCGAACTCAGGTGGCTTGCCGTTGACGAGCTCCCCGTCGGGAGCTACCGGGACGCCCACTCCTGGGATCTGGCCGAGCCACTCCAGTACATTAAGGATGATATCCGGATCCGGGTCCTTGCATGCCAGAAGAAGTACGTTTCTACCCCTGAGATGGTCATCGGGATTACAGATGAGGTGCAGAGAGCCATTCCGGACGCTGTATCCGAGATACTGAAGGAAATCGGGATGAATTATGGAACTGCTTAA
- the frhG gene encoding coenzyme F420 hydrogenase subunit gamma has product MELLKKVEATKEAKPVANKIKLGHVHFSGCTGCLVSVADIYQGLLKILDDYADLVYALTLVDVRHIPEMDVALVEGSVCIQDRESVEDIKETRKKSRIVVALGSCATYGNITRFCRGGQHNQPQHESFLPIGDLIDVDVYIPGCPPSPELIRNVTVMAYLFLEGNEEQKALAGRYLKPLMALAKRGTTGCFCDLMNDVINQGLCIGCGTCAASCPVRAITHEFGKPQGDLNLCVKCGSCYGACPRSFFNFDVIPEFESISELIADALR; this is encoded by the coding sequence ATGGAACTGCTTAAGAAGGTGGAAGCTACAAAGGAGGCGAAACCAGTGGCAAACAAGATCAAGCTCGGGCATGTACACTTTAGCGGCTGTACCGGCTGCCTTGTGTCCGTGGCCGATATCTACCAGGGACTTCTCAAAATCCTGGACGACTACGCCGACCTCGTCTACGCCCTCACGCTTGTCGACGTCCGACATATCCCGGAGATGGACGTGGCGCTTGTCGAGGGGTCGGTCTGCATCCAGGACCGTGAATCGGTGGAGGATATCAAGGAGACGCGGAAGAAGTCCAGGATCGTGGTGGCTCTCGGCTCCTGTGCGACCTACGGGAACATCACCCGGTTCTGCCGCGGAGGGCAGCACAACCAGCCCCAGCATGAGTCCTTCCTCCCTATCGGGGATCTCATCGACGTGGATGTCTACATCCCCGGATGCCCTCCAAGCCCGGAGCTAATAAGGAACGTCACTGTCATGGCGTACCTGTTCCTGGAAGGGAATGAGGAACAGAAGGCCCTTGCAGGCAGGTACTTAAAGCCCCTCATGGCCCTTGCGAAGCGTGGCACAACCGGATGCTTCTGCGACCTGATGAACGACGTGATCAACCAGGGCCTCTGCATAGGCTGTGGCACCTGCGCTGCATCCTGTCCCGTGCGGGCGATCACCCACGAGTTCGGGAAGCCGCAGGGTGACCTTAACCTCTGCGTCAAGTGCGGGTCCTGCTATGGCGCCTGCCCGAGGTCGTTTTTCAACTTCGACGTGATTCCTGAATTCGAGAGCATCAGCGAGCTAATCGCAGACGCGCTTAGGTGA
- the frhB gene encoding coenzyme F420 hydrogenase subunit beta, translated as MVSDPYLGKYTTCISARSTDREILKKAQDGGIATTLMVYALEEGIIDGVIVAGEGDLPWKPRPFVAMSRKDILKAQKAKYNISPQISWIKEATRSFGLDKVGVTGVCCQIQAVRKAQLYPINMRDVPGKIAFVVGLFCMENFLYDSIQAIVEDHTNQSLSSVKKMRIGKGKFQVYTERGNVATAPLQATHKYGQPGCYVCLDYVSNLGDISTGSVGSPDGWSTVFVRTRVGNDIWSKAVDAGLFETKPIEEVKPGLELVMKLAKIKLDGNRKTLEERRNFGVNKALRDPYA; from the coding sequence ATGGTTTCGGATCCGTATCTCGGAAAATACACAACCTGCATCTCGGCACGGAGCACGGACAGGGAGATCCTGAAGAAGGCACAGGACGGCGGCATCGCCACCACTCTCATGGTCTATGCCCTCGAAGAGGGGATAATCGACGGGGTCATTGTGGCAGGTGAGGGCGACCTGCCCTGGAAGCCCAGGCCATTCGTCGCGATGAGCCGCAAGGATATCCTCAAGGCACAGAAGGCTAAGTACAACATCAGCCCCCAGATCTCCTGGATCAAAGAGGCGACCCGGTCCTTCGGCCTCGACAAGGTCGGGGTCACCGGCGTCTGCTGCCAGATACAGGCTGTCAGGAAGGCCCAGCTATATCCTATCAACATGCGGGATGTCCCCGGCAAGATCGCGTTCGTAGTAGGGCTCTTCTGCATGGAGAACTTCCTGTACGATTCCATACAGGCCATTGTCGAGGACCACACGAACCAGAGCCTCAGCTCCGTAAAGAAGATGAGGATCGGGAAGGGTAAGTTCCAGGTCTACACCGAGCGTGGGAACGTAGCCACCGCGCCGCTCCAAGCGACCCATAAATACGGGCAGCCCGGCTGCTACGTCTGCCTCGATTATGTCTCAAACCTCGGCGACATCTCAACCGGCTCGGTCGGAAGCCCCGACGGCTGGTCCACGGTCTTCGTCCGCACCAGGGTGGGGAATGACATCTGGTCCAAAGCAGTCGACGCAGGCCTTTTTGAGACTAAGCCCATCGAGGAGGTCAAACCCGGCCTGGAGCTCGTCATGAAGCTTGCGAAGATAAAGCTCGACGGGAACCGGAAGACACTCGAGGAACGCAGGAATTTCGGTGTTAATAAGGCGTTAAGGGATCCTTACGCCTGA
- a CDS encoding argonaute/piwi family protein has translation MKGFKVDYIKEPKLLFNSGGTSLNPCIGLTKYGPRFSGSKNNDFREFKVGIIGSSKSIALTKELFETLQYKILPLGEIKPWKIPFPGLNSNSKLKFRFVFNPEWESIIEPTDLDKLQAANSSSEAALNLIKRKLKLIYEKETPPDIILISFPQEFYTICECSETDKPLIKVGIDDFRNRIKLLAMQQKIPSQIVRPETLLLDGTQERCIVAWNLVVGMLYKCQKGHPWKLTHLEENTCYVGISFFNEKGKETRRASLAQIFLDTGESFVLRGDSFNWTNMKHPKSPHLSKDDAYNLMNYVLEHYRSIRRQNPNRVVVHKSSNFWNDELEGFREATKNVPQKDFITILESSLKLFTQGRYPILRGTLLSLEDDTSGFLFSTGFVPSLNTYPGFSIPRALEIRPFNLDTSLVQVCKEILSFTKLDWNNTFVYSRMPVTISVSRKVGQVMSETEAQKFSELDSHYYFYM, from the coding sequence ATGAAAGGGTTTAAAGTAGATTACATTAAAGAGCCAAAGCTGTTGTTTAATAGTGGAGGAACATCTTTAAATCCGTGCATTGGGCTAACAAAATATGGTCCCCGCTTCTCAGGTAGTAAAAATAATGATTTTAGAGAATTTAAAGTAGGAATTATTGGTTCTTCCAAATCTATTGCTCTGACAAAGGAGTTATTTGAAACCCTTCAGTATAAAATATTACCTTTAGGAGAAATAAAACCTTGGAAAATACCATTTCCAGGTTTGAATTCGAATTCAAAGTTAAAATTCAGGTTTGTTTTTAATCCAGAATGGGAATCAATAATAGAGCCTACTGATTTAGATAAACTACAAGCAGCAAATTCTTCTTCAGAAGCGGCTTTGAACCTAATAAAAAGAAAATTAAAACTAATTTATGAAAAAGAAACTCCTCCTGACATAATTTTAATCAGTTTTCCACAAGAATTTTATACTATTTGTGAATGCTCAGAAACAGATAAACCTTTGATTAAAGTTGGGATTGATGATTTTCGCAATAGAATTAAGCTACTGGCCATGCAACAAAAGATCCCATCTCAAATCGTTAGACCAGAAACACTTTTGTTAGACGGAACACAAGAGAGATGCATAGTTGCTTGGAATCTTGTAGTTGGTATGTTATACAAATGCCAAAAAGGACATCCTTGGAAACTTACGCACTTAGAGGAAAACACATGCTATGTTGGTATTTCTTTTTTTAATGAGAAGGGTAAAGAAACTAGAAGGGCTAGCTTAGCTCAAATTTTTTTAGATACAGGAGAAAGTTTTGTATTAAGAGGAGACTCTTTTAATTGGACTAATATGAAGCATCCTAAAAGTCCCCATTTATCTAAAGATGACGCCTACAATTTAATGAATTACGTTTTGGAACATTACAGATCAATAAGACGACAAAATCCAAACAGGGTCGTAGTTCATAAAAGTTCTAACTTCTGGAATGATGAGTTAGAAGGCTTTCGTGAAGCCACAAAAAATGTTCCTCAAAAGGATTTTATTACGATACTAGAGTCAAGTTTAAAACTATTCACCCAAGGCCGATATCCTATTTTGAGAGGAACATTACTGTCACTTGAAGATGATACATCGGGTTTCTTATTTTCAACAGGCTTTGTCCCTTCTTTAAACACTTATCCTGGTTTTTCAATTCCAAGAGCCTTGGAGATAAGGCCTTTCAATTTAGACACTTCATTGGTTCAAGTATGCAAGGAAATATTATCATTTACTAAATTAGACTGGAACAATACTTTTGTGTACTCAAGAATGCCTGTTACTATATCAGTCTCAAGGAAAGTTGGTCAAGTAATGAGTGAAACTGAGGCACAAAAATTCTCAGAACTTGATTCACATTATTATTTTTATATGTGA
- a CDS encoding type II toxin-antitoxin system RelE family toxin, translating to MSFKVLIHPKVFEKVPVDRRDQIKDALQELKDPLPGGNKKEVKGSHKTVYRLRIGDFRILYEIDFERSEVLVFNIITAEQAHKKYNRFK from the coding sequence ATGAGCTTTAAAGTTCTGATCCACCCTAAGGTCTTCGAAAAGGTTCCTGTAGATCGTAGGGATCAAATAAAAGATGCCCTTCAAGAACTAAAAGACCCCTTGCCAGGGGGAAACAAAAAAGAAGTAAAAGGAAGTCACAAAACTGTCTATCGGCTTCGTATAGGCGATTTTCGTATTTTATACGAAATTGATTTTGAACGAAGCGAGGTTCTTGTTTTTAATATAATAACGGCTGAACAGGCGCATAAGAAGTACAACCGTTTTAAATAA
- a CDS encoding type II toxin-antitoxin system VapC family toxin yields MKFFVDTSIFVDCLRKEVIPSSKSFLERIGDEYSGYTSSITVAELSVGAHLSRSQDALEKTLELLNIVEVIDLDSRIAIDAGKIYADLIRSGKRIELNDCLIAATALSLGINRE; encoded by the coding sequence ATGAAATTTTTTGTAGACACATCGATATTTGTTGACTGTCTTCGAAAAGAGGTCATTCCGTCTTCCAAAAGCTTTCTGGAACGTATCGGAGATGAATATTCAGGTTATACGTCATCAATTACCGTCGCCGAACTGAGTGTTGGCGCTCACCTTTCAAGATCCCAGGATGCCCTTGAAAAAACACTTGAACTACTTAATATTGTAGAAGTAATAGATCTTGATTCGAGAATAGCAATAGATGCAGGGAAAATTTATGCTGATCTCATCAGAAGCGGAAAGAGAATTGAGTTGAATGACTGCCTGATTGCAGCAACAGCCCTTTCTCTAGGCATAAATAGAGAATAG
- a CDS encoding type II toxin-antitoxin system HicB family antitoxin translates to MRQFLVAITKEDDFFIARCPELNVTSQGETLEETEENIKEAIELYIESFGTEDLSQQVSKPYLTLVEVSNV, encoded by the coding sequence ATGAGACAATTTCTCGTAGCTATAACAAAAGAAGATGACTTTTTTATTGCAAGATGTCCTGAACTCAATGTGACTTCTCAGGGTGAAACCCTTGAAGAAACCGAAGAAAATATTAAAGAAGCTATAGAGCTGTACATTGAGAGCTTTGGGACTGAAGACCTTTCGCAACAAGTATCCAAACCTTACCTGACCCTCGTGGAAGTCTCCAATGTCTAA
- a CDS encoding ISH3 family transposase, which yields MSFPPYKSGYAPKIELKAKECIDAVLRPLNDHVTIKINGSLTSEDVFRTVVSMAVNRNSVHSVSTQYQDVACETSLRYHLKKLDMDELIKSNEKILLQELIETLKTGKSYEFAVDYTNDPYYGKKDSSNEKYVIGGQAKKSTNSFYSYVSLYIINKTERFTLSVLPVEKKKTKVEYLSHFIDLIKRLDFKIKILCLDREFCTIDVFKFLQSKQIPHIVPVIKKGERMKKLLKGNKARNEQYVMGNSKKNILLDIVIDVKYLKGKRGKKGRKNLGFVVFGVKWSPRKVSTVYRRRFAIESSYRMRNVVKPKTSSKNASIRYFYALISFLLKNVWLFLQKKHFTIVKRGPQVIDEDKFRFRMFVVLIEEWLKRKLRVRLMVECLR from the coding sequence ATGTCTTTTCCGCCATATAAATCTGGATATGCCCCTAAAATTGAATTAAAGGCAAAAGAATGTATTGATGCCGTATTAAGACCTCTCAATGACCATGTAACCATAAAGATCAATGGTTCCCTTACAAGTGAAGACGTTTTTCGTACTGTTGTAAGTATGGCAGTCAACAGGAATTCTGTTCATTCAGTCTCAACACAGTATCAGGATGTTGCTTGTGAAACCTCTCTTCGATACCACCTTAAGAAACTGGATATGGATGAACTGATCAAATCGAATGAAAAGATTCTCCTTCAAGAACTAATAGAAACCCTAAAAACAGGTAAAAGCTACGAATTCGCTGTCGATTATACCAATGATCCCTATTACGGGAAAAAAGATTCATCTAACGAGAAATATGTAATAGGTGGACAGGCTAAAAAGTCAACAAACTCATTTTACTCGTATGTCTCCCTTTATATCATTAACAAAACTGAGAGGTTTACCTTATCAGTTCTTCCTGTCGAAAAGAAAAAGACAAAGGTTGAATATCTCTCCCATTTCATTGATCTCATCAAAAGACTGGACTTTAAAATTAAAATTCTCTGCCTGGATAGAGAGTTTTGTACTATTGACGTTTTTAAATTTTTGCAAAGTAAGCAGATTCCACACATCGTTCCGGTTATTAAAAAAGGAGAGCGGATGAAGAAACTACTTAAGGGAAATAAGGCGCGTAATGAACAATATGTTATGGGGAACTCTAAGAAAAATATTCTTTTGGACATTGTAATTGACGTCAAGTATCTGAAAGGCAAAAGAGGAAAAAAGGGACGTAAGAACCTTGGTTTTGTGGTTTTTGGAGTCAAATGGTCTCCAAGAAAGGTCAGTACGGTTTACAGAAGAAGATTTGCTATTGAATCGTCGTACAGGATGAGAAATGTAGTTAAACCAAAGACCTCATCCAAAAACGCCAGTATCAGGTACTTTTATGCACTGATATCTTTCCTGTTAAAAAACGTATGGCTATTTCTTCAGAAAAAGCATTTTACGATTGTCAAAAGAGGCCCTCAGGTAATAGATGAGGACAAGTTCAGATTTAGAATGTTTGTAGTTCTAATTGAGGAATGGTTGAAAAGAAAGTTGAGAGTTAGGTTAATGGTGGAGTGTTTGAGGTAA